In Lathyrus oleraceus cultivar Zhongwan6 chromosome 2, CAAS_Psat_ZW6_1.0, whole genome shotgun sequence, the DNA window CATAGATGCTTATTTAAAGTCGTTGATTTGAAGATTTAAGAATTTTGTAGGAAGAAGGAgttgatgttgatgatgtgtATACAAGTGATAACTTTAAGCTGTGTGTCATGTTATTTTGCACAATCAATGACTTTCCTGCATACAGTAATTTGTCTGGGTACAATGTCAAGTGACATAAAGCGTGTCCTATATGTGAGTTTGGTACATGCCACCACCAATTACAAAATGGAAAAAGACTGTTTATCTTGGGCATCAAAAAAATTTAAGACTGAATCATCCGTATCGTAGATTGCGAAAGGCTTTTAATGGGGAGCAGGAGTTTGATATCGCTCCAAAGCCCTTAACTGGGAAGGAAGTTTATAAAAGATAACAACAAATTAATGTTGTCTTTTGAAAGAAACAAAAAGGGCCCGtggagaaaaatatttggaaaagGAGGTTGGTGTTCTTTCATCTTCCATATTGGTCTAACCTTACTCTAAGACATTGTCTTGATGTGATTCATGTGGACAAAAATGTATGTGATAGTTTGATTAGAACACTTCTCAACGTCAAAGGCAAGACAAAATACACTAAGAAATCCCATGGAGATATGGTGTTTATGGATATACGACAAGAGTTAGCCCCAAAAGAAATAGGAAATATAACATATTTTCCCCCGGCTTGTCACACTCTATCtaagaaagaagaaaagaaattGTGAATATTTGAAGGGTATCAAAGTTCCCCAAGGATACACGTCAAATGAGAAAAATTTGTGTCAATGAAAGATCTCAAACTAGTtggcttaaaatctcatgattgtcatgtcttAATGTAACAACTTCTACCACTGCTTATCTGTGACATTATACCAAAAAACGTAAGGGTAACTATAACTAGATTGTTCTTATTATTCAATGTTATATGTAGTAAAGTCATTGATCCTTGAAATTTATACGAGTTGGAACATGAGGCTGCAATTATCTTGTGTCAATTAGTGATTTTGCCTTAATCAttttttgacattatggttcacttagtTGTTCATCTAGTAAGGGAGATTAAAATTTGTGGTCCGGTTTATTTACGGTGATGTATCCGGTAGAGCGATACATGAAGATCTTTAAAGGGTATACAAAGAATCATCACCATCAGGAGGCTTCGGTTATTGAACGGTACATCACAGAAAAAAGCTATTGTACTTTGGACAAATTATTTGTCATAAGCGAACTCTATAAGAATTCCTGAGTCTCTTCATGAGGGAAGATATGATGGTAGAGATACTTAAGGTTTAAATAATAAGAATTTTGGTCGAGATGTAGTTCTTCAAGCACATTTGTATATATCGAATAACATGGATGAAGTTCAACCTTACTTGATCACTCACAAAAGTCTTATAAAGGAAAAATTCTCTGGGATGAAAGAAAAATGGTTATTGAATGAGCATAACAAAAATTCCATAACTTGGTTTTATGAAAGTATTTCTAAAGAGAGTAGTGCATCAGAGACAATTAAATGGTTGTCACATATGCCTAAGTTTAAGCTGAATCCATGCAAAATATTAGGGTTATGGTTGAAGCTGAATCCATGTATTTCTCTAGATCGAAAGATAACAATCTTGTACTAGCATCTAGAGCTTACTTTGGGGTCATTGAGGAGACTTTGGAGATTGATTATGTTGTTTTTAAATCACCTTTATTTAAGTGCAAGTGGATTGACAGTAAAACTGGTGTAGAAACCGATGAATTAGAATTCACACTGGTCGATTTTCTAGAGGTAACTTATAAGAATGAACCATTCATCATGACAACTCAATCAAAACAAGTTTTTTATGTCATTGATCCTTCTAACACTAGATGGTCAATTGTTCTTCACGGAAAATCTCTTCCTAATAGTATTGACGAAAATCAAGATTTTAACTATGAGTCCCCTTGTTTCGCAACACATATACGTTATTCATCTAAAGAAAATGATTCAGATGGTGTGCATGATATTCGTCTTGATCATAAAGAGGGGTTATGAGAAAACTAGTAAGTAAATGTTTTATATCTCTTAGTAATTTATAATTATTCATTTTACTTATTTTTATTCCTTTTGCTAAATATTTAATGTTGTTGATGGTTATCCTAATTGGTTTCAAATGTTGTTCAAATTATAGGTGCTTAACTACCAGGgtaaaaatataaagaaaaatATTGGACGCGCCATCCAGTTTAGAAAATTATAAAAGGTCGATGTTGGGGATCGAATCCATGTACAAATAATTTTACACCTCGGTTATTTAAAAATCGAGGGCTAAAATGTCCACTTTTCATGACGCCCTTCATTACCTTGCTTTTATAGCCGATGTTAAATGCATTTTGTGTCCGAGATTAAATGTGTATTTTGTAGTAGTGATTATGTGTAATATTTTTGGGATCGACCCTCTTTTCTAAAAAAAATTacttttgcatattctcttgttaTCCCATTTAATTATGGACCCGTttgttttaactttaaaaaaaaattctttgtattttcaaaaatgaatttataaaacaaaatttcaaaatattacaagttttttATATTCGTTTTTTCTAAATTGAAAGATTAATTTTGACATCatataacataaatatatattattgaagatcaaaatataGTCGAAATCGTAACTTTTTCAAAAAGTTGTatcttaaaaataatttttatgaaaaactatttgaaatagatttaaaattaagtatttttttgaaattttgatatccaatttttattttcaataaaatgatgaaatatctaaaataacattttaagaataactattcaaatcaaatttttatttgaagcttttatgaaaagtttctttgtaagTTTTTGGTAAAATTACTTCTGAAGTCTTTTAAGTTAATTTTATTTTGTAACAGAATGGTCCTATAAGTTTTTTTGTAACAACTAGGTGTGCATCGTTAATCTTTTTTAATAGAGTGAAGGTTCTAATTATGGATGAAATTATTTTGAGTGGTATAAAAATAATGAAATGCAATCAGGAATACAATAGTCACACATTTTTAAATGTTCAAAATGTGAGAAAAAAGATGTAGAAATCACTCTAAAGGACcaaattattattaaaaaaagTTAAATAACCACAATTAAAAAAATTTACTTAAAAAATCTTTTATATAACTTTGTctaattttttttacataaaatTATATTAcattataaaaatcatttttaaaaaaagacAAAACAAACCGACCTTATATATTGTAACCTAAAGTTAACCCACCGCTGACCACAAAAGGAATCTTCAAAAGAACCTTAGTTTAGTAGTAAGGTCTTTTAAAAAATGCTCTTGCTTTTCAGTAATGCTCGAAATCACTGTTGTCGAGTTCAACCAGAGTAACTTACGGACTTGGAACCTCTGGCTGAAAAGATTGAATTACTTCAAAGGAAGGGGTTTCTCGACGAATTTCGGATATTCAATCTCTTTTTTCGGACTTTGCCGGGCTCTTCCCTTTCCATTGAAAAATTGCCTCCAACAAGCTCTTGATATCAATGTGCAAATGTTATAATCACATAGTCCTAACATTTGGGCCAAAACTCAACAAATCAAATTAATATATTGTTTCTAATATATCATACACATTAGTTAATTGCATACATTAATGAACTCCTAAACACATATCACAAAACAATGAAGAGAAGAATTGTAGAAGAAGAAAATGGTTAAATATATGTAATGTTACTGATATTGCTGACATTATTGATAGCATATTTTATATTCTTCATAAAACAAAGTAACAAGTGGGTTTGCAAGTAGCAATTCTTATCCAAATTGAGTTAAGCTTTATGATATCATTATGATCAAATTGGTAAATATTAAATATATGTAGAAATATTTCAATCAATCAACAGCCTAGCTATCTACCTGCTCATCTGGTAGGTACCTCATAATTCACTTCATGTATGTATTATGAGACAAAATATATAGCTTGTTGCTTTCTAAACTCCACATGAACACAACACTTTTAACAATGTTTTAAAAATCTGATAAGATATCACAATATTTTGTCTACAACAATAATGCTACCAACATGTTCCACTATTTTCCTCTCTTTTCACTTTTAtgtcttttatatatatatatatatatatatatatatatatatatatatatatatatatatatatatatatatatatatatatatatataaaaccCTACACTCATTCTCATGCTTATTCTTCTTTATCTTTTTTATAACAACTTCTTTCACCTTTTTTTTCCTCTCTATCAATCATTAAGACCATGAACAAAGTTGATAAATCTCAAGTTATAGTTCTCTCATTCTTAGCTTTTCTCCTTGTGATCACACACTTTTTACCTTCCTCTCTGAGACCTAGTTACCTTTACTTAATCTTCAACATCCTTATCATTGCACTTGCTGCTCAAGCCGGACTTCTCTCAGCATTCTCTGAGCCTTCAGAAGACACAAAACATCATCTTTTTGTGTCTTCCAACCAGAAACATTATGCAATGCAAGAATCGGAAGAGAAGGAAGCTTCAAACATAAAACATGCAAATTCTGTCACAGAAGAACAAAAAGTTAAGAAGCCTAAGGTTGTTGAAAAATCTGCATCTGAGAAGAAGATTGGTTTTGTTGGTGAAAGTAAAGTTGATAAAGTTAAAAAGTGTCCATCAATGCCAAGTATTTTTTATATAGAAGATGGAGAAGATGTCTTTGAAGTGAATAAGAATGAAGAGGTTGAAGTAGAAGATGAGATTTGTGGTGTTAATGGTCAAGAACTCTTTGCAAAAGCTGAGGCTTTTATTGGAAACTTCTATAAGCAGTTGAAGATGCAGAGAGAGTATTGTCGTGTTTCTTAAGAAGCATATTTAGGACTTAATTAGCTTTTTCTTTCTTTCTAAAGACTGAATAATTTTGTAGTTGATGAGTATCCATTGTACAGATTTTGAGGTGGAATTAGAAGGTGAgatatgtttttttttttaaataatcagtatttttaaattaaatttttaaataattaatttttcaAAAAAGTATTAAAATAATCATCTTTCTTAATTGATGCGTCAGTTAAACTAACGCATCTAATTAAGCTAGAGAGGAGGCGTCATTGGAACTGACACATGCTCCCAATGACTATGCATGTAGGCGTCATGTctcttggcgcatgcatgtgtcgtgccacatgcattggcgcatgcataGACTACATAGAGTATGCGCTAATGCATGTGGCGCATGcatctttaattttttttttttaattttaaatgttaattttacaattaaataaaaaaatactgaaaataaaaattatatttatgtTATAAGGAAAAATTACATGGAATTGACAAGAAATTCAATGACTCGTCCGATTGAAACGCCCCCTTGTTCCACATCTAGGTGCGTTAgtctgtcttcgaggtctcccacgattttcctaAGGTGTTTagggtctttgagtgctgacatgatctaatggtggctggtgtgaaggtccgaTTGAAGGTCCGacggtatttgatagatgtggTATCATTTGTTCCGAATAGCTGTGGGGTTCTCGtcaacggcgcttccgtaattgagtttggtgcccattgttgtcgtagttgggtcgtTGTGGTTGAGTGAATTATGGACGGTATGgttgcccgaattgggacattgaatcggTTTGGAAACGAATCAATGGTTCCTGGGATGTATTatagtcaaacaatggttgggtgttgtgGCGATGGGATGTTTGGGTGATCATTagtggggggctacgatgacatgaattgtatgaatcatctgggctatagactGTTGTAGTGGCTGTGTATTGttgttggtgggtagggtttgattcttggttttgaaGTGGGTGTGTGGGATGAATGAGTTGCGAGGTTGagtgtttggttgttgggtgtatatggtagggtgatggtaTGAGGTTGATCGTTGGatttgggtgggttgacattgttcttggacagggatttgttgttgggcgtatgatgacgaagctagttggcgtggatcaatcaaataaCTTGCCTCAAACACAAATTATGGCGTTGTAACTGACCTAAACtatgccatatattgttgagttggtctagcacaATGTATGATTTATTCGTTTAAGATGTGGTatcgtcgattcctccaatgacgatACATCTCTTTTGTGAAGTCCCTCCAGTCAAAATAATCCCAACACACGGTGACAATCcatcgttaaaggtgagtacaataatctcgcatattgtaacacaatacaactatactccatcatacaggaaggcttggatagctaggacaaaggacgttgaaaaagtgtatggaaattgggatgagtcttacaaacaacttccaaaatacttggtAGCTCTTGAACATTATGCTCTggggactattgtcaagttgaAAACGTTGTCGGCGTATACCCCAGACGAAACTTGTACTATTGGAAAGGGAATATTCCGCCATCTCTTCTAGGTGTATCAACCAGGCATCAAAGATTTTgctttctgtaaacctattatacaaattgatgttacatggttgtacgggaaatataaaggaacgctattgatggcagtggcacaagatggaaacaacaacatttttccaatcgcctttgccctagttgaaggggagactgctgagggatgtagatttttcctaaaaaatcttcgattgcacgttgctcctcaacctaacttatgtttgatctctgacCGACACCCTTCAATAGTGAGTGCCTATAAAACATTGATAATGGTTGGCAGGATCCTCCGTCGACGTatgtctactgcattagacatatcgctcaaaattttatgcgggagatcaaagacaaagCGTTGCGGAAGAACGTTGTCAACGCAGGTTACGCATTTacagaaccttctttcaaacactaccgtgaagacatcagattgtcaaacgcagatgcagtatggtggatcgataatattccattggagaagtggactagggcatacgacaacggtcaacattggggccacatgacaacaaatcttgtggaatcaatgaactctgtcttcaaaggcatctggAACCTACCTATAATCGCTTTAGTGCAAGCAACATATTTCAAGCTAGGGGCGCTATTTAAGACCAGATGTTCCAAATGGAGCTCAGTGTTATAATCTGGGCAGTTGTTCaatgatgcttcaatgaaattcattagacacgaAGCTGGCAAAGCTAACACACGCGTGGTCACGatgtttgaccgtactaaaggttggtacatTGTTGCTGAGTCCATGAatcacaatgaaggcatgccGATGGGAAAATACATAGTGGAATAAGATAAAGGTTGGTGCgaaggttcgaagggatccatcctagTTACTATCTGAcatttacaaagtcataagcctATTCAATATTTACAAAGTTAGTTTTTTAGTTGTTacaaaagaggattactggcctgAATATCAAGTGGACATTctctggcacaacgaagttatgcaaagaaagaaaaagggtcgcccaaacagcacccgtATTCGTATCGAAATGGATATGACGAACAAAATGGTTCAATCATGTAGTTTATGTCGCCAGCCCggtcacaatcgtactaactgtcctagtgttggaacaagcataacaagataattttacatgtatctcttttgctttatattaaaaataatatttatttcatatgataactttgtgaggaaatatcatcacaaacaaatacaacacattcaACACACAAGCAACACATAAACAATAACACAAAAGACTACATCAAATAAAATATCATTACtataactaagcgattacaaccatcaaaataattttgaacatattatacatcatcctgtgaacgtctctgtcagtcttaaaatccactcattcacgcacttctccattttggttgaatgtggactcaagccattgaattcttgtaatcctttcaccatctgcaatttctccatctaaccaacggttcaacatccgattaagacgttccaacgaatctatattccaaagtcgaatctttatctGAGGTGCGACTGTTGAAAAgattaaatcgacatttctcttgtgaatgtattcagacatgattaaagaaaataaaattgaagGAGGTTGAA includes these proteins:
- the LOC127117677 gene encoding uncharacterized protein LOC127117677, yielding MNKVDKSQVIVLSFLAFLLVITHFLPSSLRPSYLYLIFNILIIALAAQAGLLSAFSEPSEDTKHHLFVSSNQKHYAMQESEEKEASNIKHANSVTEEQKVKKPKVVEKSASEKKIGFVGESKVDKVKKCPSMPSIFYIEDGEDVFEVNKNEEVEVEDEICGVNGQELFAKAEAFIGNFYKQLKMQREYCRVS